The genomic region TGGCGAGACTTTTCTGGTAGATTTCATTTTTCATTTTAATAATCATATCCTTACCGAATTTTTCCCGGAATTTCAAATAATCATCCAGTGGTAATTGGTATTCCAGAATGTGCACCCTGGGATTCTCGGCAGTGATCCTCCAGTCACTGCTACGGAGCAATATACGATCAGAAAATAGTACGATAACCAGTTGCAGGGCTAAAATAGCAACAATTGCCATTAAAACACCTAATGATATAAATAAAATTATGTTCACTGCAAAAAAAAGGACATATACCAAAATCATATTACTTCCAAACATACGGAAGGATGCCTTTTTGCGGCTGCTGGGAGGGTCTTCAGGGATGATTTCGTCCCCTTCAACCCAGGCAAAGTAAAGGGTGGCCTGGCGAATGTTATCCTCATACACCTGAACTGCAATTAAAATTTCCTCTTCAAGTGAATCCATTTTTTGGGAAATATCAATATCTGCTGGAACACTTACTGGATCCATCTTTACTTTGAAGGGGTTAGCTGCCTCTATCTTTACACTCACTCCCCAGTCTTCCTTTGGATGGATTGCAGTAAAGCTTAAATATGTAGAACCATTTTCTACAGTTTTTAAAACGTTCTTGAAATAATCAGGTTGAGTTAAAAGATAATATTCTCGTATAAAATCCAAAGCTTCCTCCAGATGCCCTGATGAAAGTTCAGTGTCTATGGTGAAATTTTTTTCCAATTATTAGTCTCCTAATGATTAAATGGAATATTCTTTTTGATTATAATTTAACTCTTAAATTAAATAAATTCATGGTTATTATTTTAAATGCAGATCTCGAAATAAATTAGTTTTCTAATCCTATTTTCTTTATAATGCCCTAAAATGGGGGAAAAACTATTAGATTTAATTTTGATTTCTACCTTTTACCCTTTTTAATCGGTTCTATGATTTGATGGGAAATTCACACTATTATTATTAATTAATACTTTA from Methanobacteriaceae archaeon harbors:
- a CDS encoding M48 family metalloprotease, whose product is MEKNFTIDTELSSGHLEEALDFIREYYLLTQPDYFKNVLKTVENGSTYLSFTAIHPKEDWGVSVKIEAANPFKVKMDPVSVPADIDISQKMDSLEEEILIAVQVYEDNIRQATLYFAWVEGDEIIPEDPPSSRKKASFRMFGSNMILVYVLFFAVNIILFISLGVLMAIVAILALQLVIVLFSDRILLRSSDWRITAENPRVHILEYQLPLDDYLKFREKFGKDMIIKMKNEIYQKSLAMGLEPTCELGEEVFNEYGFKCNADLKVSKVVDVYRLVEDAAGKFGINTPSVALSNTMIPNAAATGPSPNRSLVLITTGLLVQLEENEILSVIGHEMGHLMGRDPIILFSIISLEFILRFSLLFPLVAVSPLLYLIVALGLIFFIAKFFETRADLLSAMKIGQPHVLAEALRKIGYQRLHAERISPTRLPSWLNFDPHPPIYFRIDRLENMKTPVKVKDPLLTSAKDVINGFKRSLKIK